A stretch of Geomonas oryzisoli DNA encodes these proteins:
- a CDS encoding anaerobic C4-dicarboxylate transporter, with amino-acid sequence MAAMFWIQFILVLGAVLIGIRKGGVALGLIGGLGVSVLVLGFRSVPSEPPIAVMLIILAVVTASATLQVAGGLDYLVQLTEKLLRAHPKYVTILAPLCTFFLTVCCGTGHAVYALLPVISDVAIKTKIRPERPMAISSVASQMGITASPVAAAVTFFLGFAAKAGHPVTLIDIISVTMPAGIIGVLAAAAWSFNRGLDLDKDAEFQARLQDPEFRKGLDADVTTLDKKISTVAKVSVALFFAGVGTIILMASCPWLLPLAADKKPIPMTTVVQFIMLAYGAFILFAAKVKAKDIAHSSVFIAGMIAVVSIFGIAWMSDTFISANKKYLVDNIGIMVKMAPWTFAIATFCISAFVKSQAATLAITLPLGLALGLPIPLLLGLMPASYAYFFFAFYPSDLAAINMDRTGTTRIGKYLLNHSFMIPGLIGVGVSTVVAYTISQFIF; translated from the coding sequence ATGGCAGCGATGTTCTGGATCCAATTCATACTCGTACTCGGCGCGGTGCTGATAGGTATCCGCAAAGGCGGCGTGGCGCTCGGGCTTATCGGTGGCCTCGGCGTTTCGGTGCTGGTGCTCGGTTTCCGCAGTGTCCCTTCGGAGCCGCCCATCGCCGTCATGCTGATCATCCTCGCGGTGGTCACGGCTTCGGCAACCCTCCAGGTGGCGGGTGGCCTCGACTACCTGGTGCAGTTGACCGAAAAACTGCTGCGGGCACATCCTAAATACGTGACCATACTGGCCCCGCTCTGTACCTTCTTCCTGACCGTCTGCTGCGGAACCGGCCACGCGGTCTACGCGCTGCTGCCGGTCATCTCCGACGTCGCCATCAAGACCAAGATCCGTCCGGAGCGCCCCATGGCCATTTCCAGTGTCGCGTCCCAGATGGGGATCACCGCAAGCCCGGTGGCAGCCGCGGTCACCTTCTTCCTTGGCTTCGCCGCGAAGGCCGGCCATCCGGTGACCCTGATCGACATCATCTCCGTCACCATGCCTGCCGGGATCATCGGCGTGCTCGCCGCCGCGGCCTGGAGCTTCAACCGCGGTCTCGACCTCGACAAGGACGCCGAATTCCAGGCCCGCCTGCAGGATCCCGAATTCCGCAAGGGGCTCGATGCCGATGTGACCACCCTCGACAAGAAGATCTCCACCGTCGCCAAGGTTTCCGTTGCGCTTTTCTTCGCCGGCGTCGGCACCATCATCCTCATGGCAAGCTGCCCGTGGCTGCTCCCGCTGGCCGCTGACAAGAAGCCGATCCCGATGACTACCGTGGTGCAGTTCATCATGCTCGCCTACGGCGCCTTCATCCTCTTCGCCGCCAAGGTCAAGGCCAAAGACATCGCCCACTCGAGCGTCTTCATCGCCGGCATGATCGCCGTCGTCTCCATCTTCGGCATCGCCTGGATGAGCGATACCTTCATCAGCGCCAATAAGAAGTACCTGGTCGACAACATCGGCATCATGGTCAAGATGGCCCCCTGGACCTTCGCCATCGCCACCTTCTGCATCTCCGCCTTCGTGAAGAGCCAGGCTGCGACCCTTGCCATTACCCTGCCGCTGGGGCTGGCCCTGGGGCTGCCCATCCCGCTGCTTCTGGGCCTCATGCCGGCAAGCTACGCCTACTTCTTCTTCGCCTTCTACCCGAGCGACCTGGCCGCCATCAACATGGACCGCACCGGCACCACCAGGATCGGCAAGTACCTCCTGAACCACAGCTTCATGATTCCGGGCTTGATCGGTGTCGGCGTCTCCACCGTTGTCGCCTACACCATCTCGCAATTCATTTTCTGA
- a CDS encoding bifunctional 5,10-methylenetetrahydrofolate dehydrogenase/5,10-methenyltetrahydrofolate cyclohydrolase produces the protein MNLLDGKKCADSLIAGIAKQVARHVDAGLRKPHMTVILVGNHAPSESYVKSKITTCALSGFDSNLIRLPETVSEKELLALIAEINEDNSTDGVIVQLPLPKQINAQRVINAISPEKDIDGFHPTNFGRMALGQKAFRPATAYGICKLLQFYQVPVAGKHCVVIGRSNIVGKPISIMLSNDFDIGNATVTLTHIETPRELLLDETRRADIVIVAVGIPGFVTPDMVKEGVTLIDVGINRLENGKLVGDVAFDAVAPKCEWITPVPGGVGRMTVAALMINTLAAYQNNFELA, from the coding sequence ATGAACCTTTTAGATGGCAAGAAGTGCGCTGACAGCCTGATCGCCGGCATCGCCAAGCAGGTCGCGCGCCACGTCGACGCGGGGCTCAGAAAACCGCACATGACCGTGATCCTGGTCGGCAACCACGCCCCCAGCGAGTCCTACGTCAAATCGAAGATCACCACCTGCGCGCTCTCGGGCTTCGACAGCAACCTGATCCGCCTCCCCGAAACCGTTTCCGAAAAGGAGCTCCTGGCCCTGATCGCCGAGATCAACGAGGACAACTCCACCGACGGCGTTATCGTCCAGCTCCCGCTCCCCAAGCAGATCAACGCCCAGCGCGTCATCAACGCTATCTCCCCTGAGAAAGACATCGACGGCTTCCACCCCACCAACTTCGGGCGCATGGCCCTGGGGCAGAAGGCGTTCCGCCCCGCGACCGCCTACGGCATCTGCAAGCTGCTGCAGTTCTACCAGGTGCCGGTTGCCGGCAAGCACTGCGTCGTCATCGGGCGCTCCAACATCGTGGGCAAACCGATCTCCATCATGCTCTCCAACGACTTCGACATCGGCAACGCAACGGTCACCCTCACCCACATCGAGACTCCGCGCGAACTGCTGCTCGACGAGACCCGCCGCGCCGACATCGTCATCGTGGCCGTCGGCATTCCGGGCTTTGTCACACCCGACATGGTGAAAGAGGGCGTGACCCTGATTGACGTGGGCATCAACCGACTGGAGAACGGCAAGCTGGTCGGTGATGTCGCTTTCGACGCGGTCGCTCCCAAGTGCGAGTGGATCACCCCCGTTCCCGGCGGCGTAGGGCGCATGACCGTGGCCGCGCTCATGATCAACACGCTCGCCGCCTACCAGAACAACTTCGAACTCGCATAA
- a CDS encoding helix-turn-helix domain-containing protein: MKIGERLKRLRMANSLTQEELASRADLTKGFISQLENDATSPSIATLKDIVDVFGISMQEFFSEEVDQDIVFGKDARVQATDDGDSVKVELLVPGAQNREMDPVLVTLDPGGEMDEQPIHEGEEFGFVISGKVQLRLDDKLYTVDKGECFYFSSDRKHAVKNVGKSAAKLLWVVTPPTFYY, translated from the coding sequence TTGAAAATCGGTGAGAGGTTGAAGAGGCTCAGGATGGCCAATTCGCTGACTCAAGAGGAGCTGGCCAGCCGCGCCGATCTGACCAAGGGCTTCATTTCGCAGCTGGAGAACGACGCCACGTCGCCGTCGATCGCGACGTTGAAGGATATCGTGGACGTGTTCGGCATCAGCATGCAGGAGTTCTTCAGCGAGGAGGTCGACCAGGACATCGTGTTCGGAAAAGATGCCCGGGTACAGGCGACGGACGACGGCGACAGCGTCAAGGTGGAGCTCCTGGTGCCGGGGGCACAGAACCGGGAGATGGATCCCGTGCTGGTGACGCTCGATCCCGGCGGGGAGATGGACGAACAGCCCATCCACGAGGGCGAGGAGTTCGGCTTCGTCATCTCCGGCAAGGTGCAGTTACGGCTGGACGACAAACTCTATACGGTCGACAAGGGGGAGTGCTTCTATTTCTCTTCGGACCGCAAACATGCAGTCAAAAATGTAGGAAAGAGCGCTGCAAAGCTGCTCTGGGTCGTGACACCCCCAACGTTTTACTATTGA
- a CDS encoding saccharopine dehydrogenase family protein, with translation MSKVLIIGAGGVGGVVTHKCAQATGVITGITLASRTESKCRAIADQIEFPVATAQVDADNVPELIELIKREQPKLVINVALPYQDLTIMDACLATGVDYLDTANYEPLDTAKFEYSWQWAYQDRFKEKGLMALLGSGFDPGVTNVYTALAAKKYLDEVHEIDIIDANAGNHGQPFATNFNPEINIREVTAACRHWENGDWVETDPLTTKRVFDFPDGIGPMNIYRMYHEEMESLVKHIPTIKKAQFWMTFSDNYLKHLEVLQNVGMTRIDEVEFNGQKIVPLQFLKAVLPDPGSLGPLTKGRTCIGVIARGIKDGKRKQVYIYNICDHEACYREVKSQAISYTTGVPAVVGAIMMLTGKWRGEGVFNMEQFDPEAFIETLGPMGLPTVVVDGGDWAEL, from the coding sequence ATGAGCAAAGTATTGATTATCGGTGCAGGCGGCGTAGGTGGGGTTGTTACCCATAAGTGTGCTCAGGCAACCGGCGTGATCACCGGCATTACCCTCGCTTCCCGTACCGAATCCAAGTGCCGCGCCATTGCGGACCAGATAGAGTTTCCCGTCGCCACTGCTCAAGTGGACGCCGACAACGTGCCGGAACTGATCGAGCTGATCAAGCGCGAGCAGCCCAAGCTCGTCATCAACGTGGCGCTGCCGTACCAGGACCTGACCATCATGGATGCCTGCCTGGCCACCGGTGTGGACTACCTGGATACCGCCAACTACGAGCCCCTCGACACCGCGAAATTTGAATACAGCTGGCAGTGGGCCTACCAGGACCGCTTCAAGGAGAAGGGGCTCATGGCTCTCCTCGGCTCCGGCTTCGATCCGGGCGTCACCAACGTCTACACCGCCCTCGCCGCCAAGAAGTATCTGGACGAGGTGCACGAGATCGATATCATCGACGCCAACGCGGGCAACCACGGCCAGCCCTTCGCCACCAACTTCAACCCGGAGATCAATATCCGCGAGGTGACCGCTGCCTGCCGTCACTGGGAGAACGGCGACTGGGTCGAGACCGATCCCCTTACCACCAAGCGCGTCTTCGACTTCCCGGACGGCATCGGCCCGATGAACATCTACCGCATGTACCATGAGGAGATGGAGTCGCTGGTGAAGCATATCCCGACCATCAAGAAGGCGCAGTTCTGGATGACCTTCTCGGACAACTACCTGAAGCACCTCGAGGTGCTGCAGAACGTCGGCATGACCCGCATCGACGAGGTGGAGTTCAACGGCCAGAAGATCGTGCCGCTGCAGTTCCTGAAAGCTGTGCTGCCGGATCCGGGGAGCCTCGGCCCGCTCACCAAGGGGCGCACCTGCATCGGCGTCATCGCCCGCGGCATCAAGGACGGCAAGCGCAAGCAGGTCTACATCTACAACATCTGCGATCACGAGGCGTGCTACCGCGAAGTGAAGAGCCAGGCGATCAGCTACACCACCGGCGTGCCGGCGGTCGTGGGCGCCATCATGATGCTGACCGGCAAGTGGCGCGGCGAAGGCGTGTTCAACATGGAACAGTTCGATCCGGAAGCATTCATCGAAACTCTGGGGCCGATGGGCCTTCCCACCGTTGTAGTCGACGGCGGCGACTGGGCGGAACTGTAA
- the nspC gene encoding carboxynorspermidine decarboxylase, which yields MMQLAPSPAFVVDLGRLRHNLAILDEVQKRSGAKILLALKAFSMWSVFPIIAQTLHGICASSPWEARLGREEFGKEVHSFSAAFKESDVAELLTTSNHLVFNSFNQLERFRPMWERYAGRVSIGLRVNPGHSEGHTPIYDPAAPKSRLGILRSEFDGKSLAGVEGLHFHTLCEQLFEPLERTSKVFEEKFGQYLPQMKWLNLGGGHHITREGYDVDALVELVRYYREKYDLEVYLEPGEAIAIGTGILVSEVLDVVHNEADIAILDVSATCHMPDILEMPYRPEIQNGYLPGEKGHDYRLGGPSCLAGDVIGDWSFDHALVPGEKLAFLDMSHYTMVKTTTFNGIQLPHICTYEPQTGELRVVRSFGYEDFKNRLS from the coding sequence ATGATGCAGCTTGCTCCCTCGCCGGCCTTCGTGGTCGACCTGGGGCGGCTGCGCCACAATCTGGCCATACTTGACGAGGTGCAAAAGCGCAGCGGCGCCAAGATCCTTTTGGCGCTGAAGGCGTTTTCCATGTGGAGCGTGTTCCCGATCATCGCGCAGACGCTGCACGGGATCTGCGCCAGTTCGCCGTGGGAGGCGCGCCTTGGTCGCGAGGAGTTTGGCAAAGAGGTGCACAGCTTCTCTGCCGCCTTCAAGGAAAGCGACGTCGCGGAGCTCCTTACCACCTCCAATCACCTGGTGTTCAACTCGTTCAACCAGTTGGAGCGCTTCCGTCCCATGTGGGAGCGGTACGCCGGCCGTGTCTCCATCGGTCTGCGCGTGAACCCCGGGCACTCCGAGGGGCACACGCCGATCTATGATCCGGCCGCGCCCAAGTCGCGCCTGGGCATCCTGCGCTCCGAGTTCGACGGCAAGTCCCTTGCCGGCGTGGAAGGGCTCCACTTCCACACCCTGTGCGAGCAGCTCTTCGAGCCCCTGGAGCGGACCTCCAAGGTATTCGAGGAGAAGTTCGGACAGTATCTGCCGCAGATGAAGTGGCTCAACCTGGGGGGCGGGCACCACATCACCCGTGAGGGGTACGATGTCGATGCCCTGGTGGAGTTGGTGCGTTACTACCGCGAAAAGTACGACCTCGAGGTCTACCTGGAGCCGGGCGAGGCCATCGCCATCGGTACCGGCATCCTGGTTTCCGAGGTGCTCGACGTGGTGCACAACGAGGCGGATATCGCCATCCTGGATGTCTCGGCCACCTGCCACATGCCCGACATCCTGGAGATGCCCTACCGTCCCGAAATCCAGAACGGCTACCTGCCGGGGGAGAAGGGGCACGACTACCGCCTGGGTGGGCCGTCGTGTCTTGCCGGCGACGTCATCGGCGACTGGTCCTTCGACCACGCACTTGTACCGGGCGAAAAACTGGCGTTTCTGGATATGTCGCACTACACCATGGTCAAGACGACCACGTTCAACGGCATTCAACTGCCGCATATCTGTACCTACGAGCCGCAGACCGGGGAATTGCGCGTGGTGCGCAGCTTCGGCTATGAAGATTTCAAGAACCGTCTGTCGTGA
- the speA gene encoding biosynthetic arginine decarboxylase, producing MAKWTINDSSKIYNIDNWGAELFSVNKKGNVCVHPTPNSKYSIDLKVLVDDLIKRKIKPPILLRFMNILEGRIASISRVFKNAIHDNNYPAKYQTFYPIKVNQQRQVVEAIANFGKKYNIGLEVGSKPELVAAISMVTGSNLPIICNGYKDTEFIETVLFATRVGYDITIVVEKLFELEKIVEVAKRTGITPKLGIRVKLSSKGIGKWSTSGGEDAKFGLRISEIIAAIDMLRENGMLNTVKLLHFHVGSQITKIDKIKNALIEGTRIYAEMRKLGVDLEFLDIGGGLGVDYDGSKSSYFSSVNYSLEEYANDVIYQVKNICDDAGVPCPNIISESGRATVAHYSVLITDVLNNNTQTLMPDFEFILTETEKLSPTVKKLVDIYKSIDKHSLREDYHDTIQLIQESVSLFNLGYLNMAERANAEWIYSKIIRKINSIVEKMKPIPDELQNFQLSLRQTYFANFSLFQSIPDSWAIDQLFPIVPIQRLDEKPDVLASIADITCDSDGEITSFVGENGRTKALPLHKIKGDEQYYIGFFLIGAYQEILGDMHNLFGDTNAVHITFNKKTNYKIDTVITGDATWESLKYVQYDAQEILKRVRNNLEKDVSLQKVSIEESSHFLELLDKTLQSYTYLGE from the coding sequence ATGGCTAAATGGACCATCAACGATTCCTCGAAGATCTACAACATCGATAACTGGGGCGCCGAACTCTTCTCGGTCAACAAGAAGGGTAACGTCTGCGTGCACCCGACCCCCAATTCCAAATACTCCATCGATCTCAAGGTGCTGGTAGACGACCTGATCAAGAGGAAGATCAAGCCGCCGATCCTCCTGCGCTTCATGAACATCCTGGAGGGGCGTATCGCCTCGATCAGCCGCGTGTTCAAGAACGCCATTCACGACAACAACTATCCGGCCAAGTACCAGACCTTCTACCCGATCAAGGTGAACCAGCAGCGTCAGGTGGTCGAGGCTATCGCGAACTTCGGCAAGAAGTACAACATCGGCCTCGAGGTCGGCTCCAAGCCGGAACTGGTGGCGGCCATCTCCATGGTCACCGGGAGCAACCTCCCCATCATCTGCAACGGCTACAAGGACACCGAGTTCATCGAGACCGTTCTCTTCGCCACCCGCGTCGGCTACGACATCACCATCGTGGTGGAGAAGCTGTTCGAACTGGAGAAGATCGTCGAGGTGGCCAAGCGCACCGGCATCACCCCTAAACTGGGTATCCGCGTCAAGCTCTCCTCGAAGGGAATCGGCAAGTGGTCCACCTCCGGCGGCGAGGACGCCAAGTTCGGTCTGCGCATCTCCGAGATCATCGCGGCCATCGACATGCTGCGTGAGAACGGCATGCTGAACACGGTGAAGCTGCTCCACTTCCACGTAGGGAGCCAGATCACCAAGATCGACAAGATCAAGAACGCTCTGATCGAGGGGACCCGTATCTACGCGGAGATGAGAAAGCTCGGCGTGGACCTCGAGTTCCTGGACATCGGCGGCGGCCTCGGCGTCGACTACGACGGCTCCAAGTCGAGCTACTTCTCCAGCGTCAACTATTCGCTGGAAGAGTACGCCAACGACGTCATCTACCAGGTGAAGAACATCTGTGACGACGCCGGCGTCCCGTGCCCGAACATCATCTCGGAATCGGGCCGCGCCACCGTCGCGCACTACTCGGTGCTGATCACCGACGTCCTGAACAACAACACCCAGACGCTCATGCCGGACTTCGAGTTCATCCTGACCGAGACGGAGAAGCTTTCCCCGACGGTCAAGAAGCTGGTCGACATCTACAAGAGCATCGACAAGCACTCCCTGCGCGAGGACTATCACGACACCATCCAGCTGATCCAGGAGTCGGTGAGCCTCTTCAACCTGGGCTACCTGAACATGGCCGAGCGCGCCAACGCGGAGTGGATCTACTCGAAGATCATCAGGAAGATCAACTCCATCGTCGAGAAGATGAAGCCGATCCCGGACGAGCTTCAGAACTTCCAGCTGAGCCTGAGGCAGACCTACTTCGCGAACTTCTCGCTGTTCCAGTCCATCCCGGACTCCTGGGCCATCGATCAGCTTTTCCCGATCGTCCCGATCCAGCGCCTGGACGAGAAACCGGACGTGCTCGCCTCCATCGCCGACATCACCTGCGACTCCGACGGTGAGATCACCAGCTTCGTGGGCGAAAACGGCAGGACCAAAGCGCTGCCGCTGCACAAGATCAAGGGGGACGAGCAGTACTACATCGGCTTCTTCCTGATCGGCGCCTATCAGGAGATCCTGGGGGACATGCACAACCTGTTCGGCGATACCAACGCGGTGCATATCACCTTCAACAAGAAGACCAACTACAAGATCGATACGGTCATCACTGGCGACGCCACCTGGGAGAGCCTGAAGTACGTGCAGTATGACGCCCAGGAGATTCTGAAGCGGGTGCGCAACAACCTGGAGAAGGATGTCTCGCTGCAGAAGGTATCCATCGAGGAGAGCAGCCACTTCCTGGAACTGCTGGACAAGACGCTGCAGTCCTATACCTACCTGGGAGAGTAG
- a CDS encoding GSU3473 family protein, translated as MLIQVSYDDNKYDYVKDFMLEKLIQSGTISSFRRRSGWVRIGVDPVRTQRREGYHGVERRGANA; from the coding sequence ATGCTTATTCAAGTGAGCTATGACGACAACAAATACGACTACGTCAAAGACTTCATGCTGGAGAAACTGATCCAGTCCGGCACGATTTCCAGTTTCAGGCGCAGGTCGGGATGGGTCCGCATCGGCGTCGATCCTGTTCGCACCCAGCGTCGCGAAGGGTACCATGGCGTCGAGAGAAGGGGCGCCAACGCCTGA
- a CDS encoding YceI family protein, with product MIRLTAARVAGLFTAAFLFAAPVLASAATWNIDPDHSSIGFKVRHLMVSNVKGVFGKVSGVVNINDSDLAKSSVTATIDTASIDTGVAKRDAHLKSPDFLDVVKFPTMTFVSTGVTKGSGGNFKLLGNLTLHGVTRPVVLDVEGLSPEVKDPMGTFRRGATAGTTINRKDFGLTWNKMLEAGGVAVGDEVHINIEVEMTKAK from the coding sequence ATGATCAGATTGACAGCGGCCAGGGTAGCCGGTTTGTTCACGGCAGCGTTTCTTTTTGCAGCGCCTGTGCTTGCCTCAGCTGCCACATGGAACATAGACCCCGATCACAGCAGCATAGGTTTCAAGGTTCGGCACTTGATGGTATCCAACGTCAAGGGGGTGTTCGGCAAGGTCTCCGGTGTGGTCAACATCAATGACAGCGACCTCGCCAAGTCCTCGGTCACCGCGACCATCGACACGGCATCCATCGATACCGGCGTCGCCAAGCGTGATGCGCATCTAAAAAGTCCGGACTTCCTTGACGTGGTCAAATTTCCAACCATGACCTTCGTTTCCACCGGGGTAACCAAGGGGAGCGGAGGCAACTTCAAACTGTTGGGCAATCTCACACTGCACGGGGTTACCAGACCGGTGGTCCTCGACGTAGAGGGACTCTCGCCTGAGGTGAAGGACCCGATGGGGACCTTCAGGCGCGGCGCCACGGCCGGCACCACCATCAACAGGAAGGACTTCGGTCTGACCTGGAACAAGATGCTGGAGGCGGGAGGTGTCGCGGTCGGTGACGAGGTTCACATCAACATCGAGGTAGAGATGACCAAGGCCAAGTAG
- the ldhH gene encoding L-lactate dehydrogenase (quinone) large subunit LdhH: MKHEFKASINRALNDANLTGALGKFSEAYKVNRTKAYEGIDFEELRGRIAEAKSAAACHLDEVAETFRKNAEALGAKVFRTRDPEEVKQYILKVARENGVKNVVKSKSMATEEIHLNQALLKEGIAVAETDLGEWIIQLAGQTPSHMVMPAIHMTKEEVADIFSKEVNERLDTDIPRLVKVARNELRPKFLEADLGISGGNIAVAETGSIVLVTNEGNARLVTTLPRIHVALVGVEKLVEKFETVVPILDALPRSATAQLLTSYVSIITGPTQNDDGSEKELHIILMDNQRTEMAKDPKFKQALQCIRCGSCLNVCPIFRLVGGHVFGKVYTGGIGTILTAWFDELKKSEEIQGLCIQCGNCTQVCPGKLDIPEMIMEIRRRLVLEKGQPLVQKAIFSVVNNRKFFHGMLRAASVAGKPFTSGKFIRHLPLFLSELTDGRSLPAIAEKPFRDLYAGIEQPKGKEKAVFYAGCLIDFAYPETGVALVKLLNKAGIEVIFPEEQTCCGAPALYSGAYEVAAQNAADNIEALLEQDAQYVVSACPTCTVALAHDFAKTLEAVGRTEWLDKARKLAEKTVDLATLVKRLVDEGRLSFQEGADLGKITYHDSCHLKRTLKVSEQPRELLQQAGYQVEEMFECDMCCGMGGSYSMKLPEISAPILKRKLKNIKDTGAPLVAMDCPGCVLQISGGFDQDEAPVRVKHTAELLAERLKD, from the coding sequence ATGAAACATGAATTCAAGGCAAGCATCAACAGGGCTTTGAACGACGCCAACCTCACCGGCGCGCTGGGCAAGTTCTCGGAAGCGTACAAGGTGAACCGCACCAAGGCCTACGAGGGTATCGATTTCGAGGAACTGCGCGGCCGCATCGCCGAAGCGAAGTCGGCGGCGGCCTGCCACCTGGACGAGGTTGCGGAAACCTTCCGCAAAAACGCCGAGGCACTGGGCGCCAAAGTGTTCCGCACCCGCGATCCCGAGGAAGTGAAACAGTACATCCTCAAGGTGGCACGCGAAAACGGCGTGAAGAACGTGGTCAAATCGAAGTCGATGGCCACCGAGGAGATCCACCTGAACCAGGCCCTGTTGAAAGAAGGGATCGCGGTGGCGGAAACCGACCTCGGAGAATGGATCATCCAACTCGCCGGCCAGACCCCGTCCCACATGGTGATGCCCGCCATCCACATGACCAAGGAGGAGGTCGCCGACATCTTCAGCAAGGAGGTGAACGAGCGGCTGGACACCGACATCCCGCGCCTGGTCAAGGTGGCCAGAAACGAACTGCGCCCGAAGTTCCTGGAAGCCGACCTGGGCATCTCCGGCGGCAACATCGCCGTCGCCGAAACCGGGAGCATCGTCCTGGTGACCAACGAGGGGAACGCGCGCCTGGTGACCACCCTGCCCCGCATTCACGTGGCTCTGGTCGGCGTCGAGAAACTGGTCGAAAAGTTCGAAACGGTGGTACCGATCCTCGACGCGCTCCCCCGGAGCGCCACGGCGCAGCTGCTCACCAGCTACGTCTCCATCATCACGGGCCCCACCCAGAACGATGACGGCTCCGAGAAAGAGCTGCACATCATCCTGATGGATAACCAGCGCACCGAGATGGCCAAGGATCCCAAGTTCAAGCAGGCCCTGCAGTGCATCCGCTGCGGCTCCTGCCTCAACGTCTGTCCCATCTTCCGCCTGGTAGGCGGACACGTCTTCGGCAAGGTCTACACCGGCGGCATCGGCACCATCCTCACCGCCTGGTTCGATGAACTGAAGAAGTCCGAGGAGATCCAGGGGCTTTGCATCCAGTGCGGCAACTGCACCCAGGTCTGCCCGGGCAAGCTGGACATCCCCGAGATGATCATGGAGATCCGCCGCAGGCTCGTACTGGAAAAGGGACAGCCCCTGGTGCAGAAGGCGATCTTCAGCGTGGTCAACAACCGGAAGTTCTTCCACGGCATGCTGCGCGCAGCCTCGGTCGCCGGCAAGCCCTTCACCTCCGGAAAGTTCATCCGTCACCTGCCGCTGTTTCTTTCCGAACTGACCGACGGTCGCAGCCTCCCGGCCATCGCCGAAAAACCGTTCCGCGACCTCTACGCCGGTATCGAGCAGCCCAAGGGGAAGGAGAAGGCGGTCTTTTACGCCGGGTGCCTGATCGATTTCGCCTATCCGGAAACGGGGGTCGCACTGGTGAAACTGCTCAACAAGGCAGGGATCGAGGTGATCTTCCCTGAAGAGCAGACCTGCTGCGGCGCGCCCGCTCTCTACAGCGGCGCCTACGAGGTCGCGGCCCAGAACGCCGCCGACAACATCGAGGCGCTCCTGGAGCAGGACGCCCAGTACGTGGTTTCCGCATGCCCCACCTGTACCGTGGCGCTCGCCCACGACTTCGCCAAGACGCTCGAGGCGGTCGGACGGACCGAGTGGCTGGACAAGGCGCGCAAGCTCGCCGAGAAGACCGTCGATCTCGCCACGCTGGTGAAGCGCCTGGTGGACGAAGGGCGCCTGAGCTTCCAGGAAGGGGCGGACCTCGGCAAGATCACCTACCACGATTCCTGTCACCTCAAGCGGACGCTCAAGGTGTCGGAGCAGCCGCGCGAGCTTTTGCAGCAGGCGGGCTACCAGGTCGAGGAGATGTTCGAGTGCGACATGTGCTGCGGCATGGGGGGCTCCTACTCCATGAAGCTGCCGGAGATTTCCGCGCCGATCCTGAAGAGGAAGCTGAAGAACATCAAGGACACGGGGGCGCCGCTGGTGGCTATGGACTGCCCGGGATGCGTGCTGCAGATCAGCGGCGGGTTCGATCAGGACGAGGCGCCCGTGCGGGTGAAGCACACGGCCGAACTGCTGGCGGAACGACTGAAAGATTGA
- a CDS encoding LutC/YkgG family protein has product MYEQFKARAVGVGAEVHRVGTCNDAVEFVLSFLKQEGIAEAPGSYAVWAKGPFLEAVGQEALAGVPGLGFEVTRERAAQAKVGISDMSFAVADTGSLVQDQAAPDQRLASALTGIHIALVPSGNIVADKTALFARINPKTSRYIAFITGPSRTADIERVLTIGVHGPERLIVLFVDELGGEQR; this is encoded by the coding sequence ATGTACGAGCAATTTAAGGCCAGGGCAGTCGGGGTCGGGGCGGAAGTGCACCGGGTCGGCACCTGTAATGACGCGGTCGAATTCGTCCTCTCATTTTTAAAACAAGAGGGGATTGCCGAAGCTCCCGGCAGCTACGCGGTCTGGGCCAAGGGACCCTTCCTGGAGGCGGTAGGCCAGGAGGCGCTGGCCGGGGTTCCCGGGCTCGGCTTCGAGGTGACCAGGGAGCGCGCGGCGCAGGCCAAGGTCGGCATCAGCGACATGTCCTTCGCGGTGGCCGATACGGGGTCACTGGTGCAGGACCAGGCAGCACCGGACCAACGTCTGGCATCGGCACTGACCGGCATCCACATCGCCCTCGTACCTTCAGGCAACATCGTCGCCGACAAGACCGCCCTCTTCGCCCGGATCAATCCGAAAACCAGCCGCTACATAGCCTTCATCACCGGCCCCAGCCGCACCGCCGATATCGAGCGCGTGCTCACCATCGGCGTGCACGGGCCCGAGCGGCTGATCGTACTGTTCGTTGACGAGTTGGGAGGGGAGCAGAGATGA